The following coding sequences are from one Gemmatimonadales bacterium window:
- a CDS encoding BamA/TamA family outer membrane protein: MTDLRVHHRGVDRGPARSAWCGLAVAGLLGLLAAPVVAQAPYRSSYFPYVIGNPADGVMLVARWQRTQNAPYFISQSDDRDVINPVTFRGAFSIEAGMGTSGSRFGRVEFRGPAIVDGWRFRGYLAAERHAKLAYYGLGGDYERTGVVADPNSDEFRIRRVRYVAQGEVTRRIAGPLRFAVGASFDHTELIPFSSMGDLPMEPRSRFRTDVGGDFERSNLIVRPALVLDTRDREFTPGNGVLLEVGGGLGTGGSRGTFGVAGETQSYGLFYTHLRGYVSPREGTVVAGRVLFRALDDEAPLSARFTIPGWERELATAGAEGHRSFPLGALAGSRFTLASLELRHDLLNAGDFGAITVLGFADWAQSRDDRALTFDRTSQFGGGGGVAVRVLRSAILTANFAGGANGFNFSMGTGWTF; this comes from the coding sequence GTGACCGATTTACGGGTTCATCATCGCGGGGTCGATCGGGGGCCGGCGCGGTCCGCTTGGTGCGGATTGGCGGTGGCCGGGTTGCTGGGTCTGTTGGCGGCACCCGTGGTGGCCCAGGCTCCCTATCGCAGCAGCTATTTCCCGTACGTAATCGGGAATCCCGCCGATGGCGTCATGCTGGTGGCCCGGTGGCAGCGCACTCAGAACGCGCCGTACTTCATCTCGCAGAGTGACGACCGGGATGTCATCAATCCGGTCACATTCCGGGGCGCGTTTTCGATCGAGGCAGGGATGGGCACCTCCGGGAGCCGCTTCGGTCGGGTGGAGTTTCGCGGCCCGGCCATAGTCGACGGCTGGCGCTTCCGTGGATATCTGGCCGCCGAACGGCATGCCAAGCTGGCGTACTACGGCCTCGGTGGCGACTACGAGCGAACCGGCGTTGTCGCCGATCCGAACAGTGATGAGTTTCGGATTCGCCGGGTCCGTTACGTGGCACAGGGCGAAGTGACCCGCCGAATCGCGGGGCCGCTCCGGTTTGCGGTGGGAGCCTCTTTCGATCACACCGAGCTCATTCCCTTCAGCAGCATGGGGGACCTCCCCATGGAGCCCCGTTCGCGCTTCCGTACCGATGTCGGCGGCGACTTCGAGCGGAGCAATCTGATCGTCCGTCCGGCCCTGGTTCTCGATACCCGCGATCGCGAGTTTACGCCGGGCAACGGCGTGCTGCTGGAGGTCGGCGGTGGGCTCGGAACCGGGGGGTCGCGCGGCACCTTCGGAGTGGCCGGGGAAACTCAATCGTACGGTTTGTTTTACACGCATCTTCGCGGATACGTGTCGCCGCGCGAAGGGACTGTCGTGGCCGGGCGGGTGCTCTTCCGCGCGCTCGACGATGAGGCGCCGCTCAGTGCGCGATTCACGATTCCCGGCTGGGAGCGCGAGCTCGCCACCGCCGGCGCGGAAGGACATCGCAGCTTTCCGCTCGGTGCGCTGGCAGGATCGCGTTTCACGCTCGCGAGCCTCGAGCTCAGACACGATCTCCTCAACGCCGGCGACTTTGGCGCCATCACGGTGCTCGGGTTTGCCGACTGGGCGCAGTCGCGGGACGACAGGGCGCTCACGTTCGACCGAACCAGCCAGTTCGGCGGCGGCGGCGGAGTCGCGGTCCGCGTGCTCCGCTCTGCCATCCTGACCGCGAACTTCGCGGGTGGGGCGAACGGCTTCAACTTCTCGATGGGTACGGGCTGGACCTTCTGA